In one window of Rickettsiales bacterium DNA:
- the rpsG gene encoding 30S ribosomal protein S7 — protein sequence MRRRAAKKREIIPDSQYGSVLITKFINRLMYQGKKSIAETIVYAALADLAKVSKTDAVSAFEEALNNVRPQIEVRSRRVGGATYQVPVEVRSSRSFALAMKWVINYARSRHGRTMVEKLSAELVDAFNKRGAARKKKEDVQKMAESNRAFAHYNR from the coding sequence ATGCGTCGTAGAGCAGCTAAAAAACGTGAGATAATCCCAGATTCGCAGTATGGGAGTGTTTTAATTACGAAGTTTATAAATAGGTTGATGTATCAAGGTAAAAAGTCTATAGCTGAGACTATAGTTTATGCTGCTTTAGCTGACTTAGCTAAAGTATCAAAAACAGATGCGGTTTCTGCGTTTGAGGAGGCCTTGAATAATGTTCGTCCACAAATAGAGGTTAGGTCTCGTCGTGTTGGTGGGGCTACTTACCAAGTTCCGGTGGAGGTTCGTTCTTCTCGTTCTTTTGCTTTGGCAATGAAGTGGGTTATAAATTATGCTCGTTCTAGGCATGGTCGTACTATGGTAGAGAAGTTGTCTGCTGAGTTGGTTGATGCTTTTAATAAAAGAGGTGCGGCTCGTAAGAAAAAAGAAGATGTTCAGAAAATGGCTGAGTCAAATAGAGCTTTTGCTCATTACAATAGATAG
- the rpsL gene encoding 30S ribosomal protein S12 has translation MPTINQLVRKSRTDKVKRNKVPALESCPQKRGVCIRVYTTTPKKPNSALRKVARIRLTNGFEVIGYIPGEGHNLQEHSVVMIRGGRVKDLPGVRYHIIRGTRDTQGVKDRKQARSKYGAKKPK, from the coding sequence ATGCCAACGATTAATCAGCTTGTTCGCAAGTCAAGGACTGATAAAGTAAAGCGTAACAAAGTGCCAGCTTTAGAAAGTTGTCCGCAAAAAAGAGGTGTATGTATAAGGGTTTATACTACAACTCCAAAGAAGCCTAACTCGGCTTTGCGTAAGGTGGCAAGGATTAGGCTCACAAATGGTTTTGAGGTTATTGGTTATATTCCCGGTGAGGGTCATAACTTGCAGGAGCATTCTGTTGTTATGATTCGTGGGGGAAGGGTAAAGGATTTACCTGGTGTACGTTATCATATTATTCGTGGTACTAGGGATACTCAAGGTGTTAAAGATCGTAAGCAGGCCCGTTCTAAATACGGTGCTAAGAAGCCTAAATAA
- a CDS encoding GTP-binding protein: MAKEKFLRNKPHCNIGTIGHVDHGKTTLTAAITG; encoded by the coding sequence ATGGCCAAGGAGAAGTTTTTAAGAAATAAGCCACACTGCAATATAGGGACAATTGGTCACGTTGATCATGGTAAAACAACCTTAACAGCAGCAATTACTGGTAT
- a CDS encoding efflux RND transporter periplasmic adaptor subunit encodes MPKNSHHHNMTNSNHSSAPSPTETKEILYWVAPMNPNYKMDKPGKSPMGMDLVPVYAEKTSEPELDKHDNIINRAIVSLSPETIQTIGIRTEKAQMAAFGLMVRSYGEVTENIRLQSDISDRVSGWIKELKIKAEGDQVKKGDLLFKLDSPELVAAEEDYISAIKTDAKWRIDATKTRLESLGVQDIVIEEIQTKNKVLTYTPFYATQDGIVSKINVREGSYVKPGMTIISIQNYSSVWIDVSIAEKDLPYISKTTKARVSFPNLGIKTHQAKIDYIYPTINQKTRTGSIRLVLDTPNRKIMPGAYADVEFESKVKQRLSIPSNSILKSKNGDFVVVALKDGRFQPRKVLLGVHYKDRTEVLEGINMDDNVVISGQFLIDSESSLLDSFEKMKKMHTSLQKIEINDKQLNAIDQIIDATLYIHQELEAKRLPNSDMITSTLNSTEKLLTEFQGTLLQFILEDIKKILTESKDNFSANQWKTTLNNLLVALTPWTKEGRSKQSIRINKLSGGLNAK; translated from the coding sequence ATGCCAAAAAACTCTCATCATCACAATATGACGAACTCTAACCATTCTTCTGCCCCCTCTCCTACAGAAACAAAAGAAATACTATATTGGGTAGCACCAATGAACCCAAACTATAAAATGGATAAACCAGGTAAATCCCCTATGGGAATGGATTTAGTTCCAGTTTATGCGGAAAAAACTTCAGAACCAGAGTTAGATAAACACGATAATATTATAAACAGAGCAATCGTATCCCTTTCTCCAGAAACTATTCAGACTATTGGCATTCGAACAGAAAAAGCACAAATGGCAGCTTTTGGGTTAATGGTTCGTAGTTACGGAGAAGTAACTGAAAATATTCGCCTCCAAAGCGATATTTCAGATCGTGTTTCTGGTTGGATTAAAGAACTTAAAATAAAAGCAGAAGGAGACCAGGTAAAAAAAGGAGATTTATTATTCAAATTAGATAGCCCAGAACTTGTAGCCGCAGAAGAAGATTATATTAGCGCTATAAAAACAGACGCAAAATGGCGTATTGATGCAACTAAGACAAGACTTGAATCACTTGGAGTACAAGATATAGTTATAGAAGAAATACAAACCAAAAATAAAGTTCTTACTTACACTCCTTTTTATGCTACACAAGATGGGATTGTAAGTAAAATTAATGTCCGAGAAGGAAGTTATGTTAAACCGGGAATGACTATAATAAGCATTCAGAATTATTCATCTGTATGGATAGATGTTAGCATTGCAGAAAAAGATCTCCCATATATTAGCAAAACAACTAAAGCAAGAGTTTCATTTCCCAACCTAGGTATTAAAACACACCAAGCAAAAATTGATTATATATACCCAACAATTAATCAAAAAACACGAACAGGAAGTATCCGTTTAGTTCTAGACACCCCTAACAGAAAGATAATGCCTGGAGCTTATGCTGATGTTGAATTTGAAAGCAAAGTAAAACAACGCTTATCTATACCAAGCAACTCTATTTTAAAGAGTAAAAATGGAGATTTTGTTGTTGTTGCCCTAAAAGATGGAAGATTTCAACCACGTAAAGTACTGTTAGGAGTACATTACAAAGATAGAACAGAAGTTCTAGAAGGAATAAATATGGATGACAACGTAGTTATTAGCGGACAGTTTCTAATTGATTCAGAAAGCTCCTTGCTAGATTCTTTTGAGAAAATGAAAAAGATGCACACTTCATTACAAAAGATTGAAATCAATGATAAGCAACTAAATGCAATCGACCAGATTATTGATGCTACTCTATATATTCACCAAGAATTAGAAGCTAAACGTTTACCTAATTCAGACATGATCACCTCCACCTTAAACTCAACAGAAAAATTACTTACAGAGTTTCAAGGAACATTGTTACAATTTATTCTTGAAGATATCAAAAAAATTCTAACAGAAAGCAAAGATAATTTTTCTGCCAATCAGTGGAAAACAACTCTAAATAATTTACTTGTTGCACTAACACCCTGGACAAAAGAAGGGCGTTCAAAACAATCTATCAGAATAAATAAACTTTCTGGAGGATTAAATGCAAAGTAA
- a CDS encoding phosphatase PAP2 family protein, whose protein sequence is MNTIINFFQEVNIYIFTFFNKTFGIQTFNKIMIIADKIGGPYIFHYHLLFIAILATIMIYCKRNNQDNLKELLILGCIAMCTLFVAIVINLVVITESLKNVTSSTRPYCELENIYILPEVTDNKSCDRGFPSGHTVFSLIMIISFWQLFNKFFKITAIVAFAIIAITRMSSGAHYPFDIIGGISFCLPTTIYIRTKIDYFIRKYESKWKAFNYLYSRTLGKR, encoded by the coding sequence ATGAATACAATTATAAATTTTTTTCAAGAAGTGAACATATACATTTTTACTTTTTTTAATAAAACATTTGGAATACAAACCTTTAATAAAATAATGATCATTGCCGATAAAATTGGGGGGCCTTATATTTTTCATTATCACCTTCTTTTTATTGCAATACTTGCAACCATAATGATTTACTGCAAAAGAAACAACCAAGATAACTTAAAGGAACTTCTTATATTAGGTTGTATAGCTATGTGCACATTGTTTGTAGCTATAGTTATAAATTTAGTTGTTATAACCGAATCACTAAAAAATGTAACTTCCTCCACTCGTCCATATTGTGAGCTAGAAAATATATACATACTTCCTGAAGTAACTGATAATAAATCCTGCGATAGAGGCTTCCCAAGTGGACATACTGTATTTTCGCTTATTATGATTATTAGCTTCTGGCAGCTATTTAATAAATTTTTTAAAATAACTGCTATAGTAGCTTTTGCTATTATAGCTATAACTAGAATGTCTTCAGGTGCTCATTACCCATTTGATATAATAGGGGGCATCTCTTTTTGTTTACCAACAACCATATATATTAGAACAAAAATTGACTATTTTATAAGAAAATATGAAAGTAAATGGAAAGCATTTAATTATTTATACAGCAGAACCCTTGGTAAAAGATAG
- the fusA gene encoding elongation factor G: MSNRARVLEDVRNIGICAHIDAGKTTTTERILYYTGRSHKIGEVHDGGAAMDWMEQEQERGITITSAATTCQWNKKKINIIDTPGHVDFTIEVERSLRVLDGAVAVFDGVAGVEPQSETVWRQADKYKVPRICFVNKMDRTGADFYRCVDMIVDRLGAVPAVIQLPIGSEDVFVGVVDLVKMRSIVWKNEKLGAEFVYGDIPEDMKEKAEEYHRKLIDTVVEVDDEVMEAYLNGEEVSVGDLQKCIRKGTISGKFVPVGCGSAFKNKGVQPLLDAVVDYLPSPLDVPTMKGVDVDDSEKEIERKPSDKEPFSALAFKVMNDPFVGSLTFVRVYSGVLKASSAIMNTVKGQKERVGRMLLMHANDREDIKEVGAGDIVALAGLKNTTTGDTLCDPDNPVILERMEFPKPVIEVAVEPKTAADQEKMGMALSRLSAEDPSLQVSSDLETGQTILKGMGELHLEIIVDRMKREFKVEANIGAPQVAYRETITQRMEVEYTHKKQSGGAGQFAKIKMILEPSEPGEGFVFESKIVGGNVPKEYIPGVQKGLEQAKEAGVLAGFPVIDFKATLIDGAYHDVDSSVMAFEIAAKALFREGVPQCGPKLLEPVMKVEVITPEEYMGDIIGDLNSRRGNILGMDNRGNAQIISAMVPLATMFGYVNSLRSMSQGRSQYSMQFSHYDQVPQHAADEIMKKSS, encoded by the coding sequence ATGTCAAATAGAGCAAGGGTGCTAGAGGATGTAAGAAATATAGGTATTTGTGCCCATATTGATGCTGGTAAGACTACTACTACAGAAAGGATTTTGTATTATACTGGGAGGTCCCATAAAATAGGAGAGGTTCACGATGGTGGAGCTGCTATGGATTGGATGGAGCAGGAGCAAGAGCGCGGTATAACTATTACGTCTGCTGCTACTACTTGTCAGTGGAATAAGAAAAAAATTAACATCATTGATACTCCTGGTCACGTTGATTTTACTATTGAGGTTGAGCGTTCTTTGAGGGTTTTGGATGGTGCTGTTGCTGTATTTGATGGTGTTGCTGGTGTTGAGCCTCAGTCTGAGACGGTTTGGCGTCAGGCAGATAAATATAAGGTTCCTAGAATTTGTTTTGTTAATAAAATGGATCGTACAGGTGCTGATTTTTACCGTTGCGTTGATATGATTGTAGATAGATTGGGTGCTGTGCCTGCAGTTATTCAGTTGCCGATTGGTTCTGAGGATGTTTTTGTTGGTGTTGTTGATCTTGTTAAGATGCGTAGTATTGTGTGGAAAAATGAAAAGCTTGGCGCTGAGTTTGTGTATGGGGATATCCCAGAAGATATGAAGGAAAAAGCTGAGGAGTATCATCGTAAATTAATTGATACTGTGGTTGAGGTTGATGATGAAGTTATGGAAGCTTATTTGAATGGAGAAGAGGTTAGTGTTGGGGATTTGCAAAAATGTATTCGCAAAGGTACCATTTCTGGTAAGTTTGTTCCTGTTGGTTGTGGTAGTGCCTTTAAAAACAAAGGTGTGCAGCCGTTGTTAGATGCGGTAGTGGATTATTTGCCTAGTCCCTTGGACGTTCCGACTATGAAAGGTGTGGATGTAGATGATTCTGAAAAAGAGATAGAGCGTAAGCCTTCAGATAAAGAGCCTTTTTCTGCTTTGGCATTTAAGGTTATGAATGATCCTTTTGTTGGTTCTTTAACTTTTGTACGTGTTTATTCTGGTGTTTTGAAGGCTTCTTCGGCTATAATGAATACTGTAAAAGGTCAGAAAGAGCGTGTTGGTAGGATGCTTTTGATGCATGCTAATGATAGAGAGGATATTAAAGAGGTTGGTGCTGGTGATATTGTAGCGTTAGCTGGTTTGAAAAATACTACTACTGGTGATACATTATGTGATCCTGATAATCCGGTGATTTTGGAGAGGATGGAGTTCCCTAAGCCTGTTATTGAGGTTGCTGTAGAGCCTAAAACTGCTGCTGACCAAGAAAAGATGGGGATGGCTCTGTCTAGGTTGTCGGCGGAAGATCCTTCGTTGCAGGTCTCTTCTGATTTAGAAACAGGGCAAACTATATTAAAAGGTATGGGGGAGCTTCATTTAGAAATTATAGTTGATAGGATGAAAAGGGAGTTCAAGGTGGAGGCTAATATTGGTGCTCCTCAGGTTGCCTATCGTGAGACTATTACTCAACGTATGGAAGTTGAATATACGCATAAGAAGCAGTCAGGTGGTGCTGGTCAATTTGCTAAAATAAAAATGATCCTTGAGCCATCGGAGCCTGGTGAAGGTTTTGTTTTTGAGAGTAAGATAGTTGGTGGTAATGTTCCTAAAGAGTATATACCTGGTGTTCAAAAAGGCTTAGAGCAGGCAAAAGAAGCTGGTGTTCTGGCTGGGTTTCCTGTAATTGATTTTAAAGCTACGTTAATAGATGGTGCGTATCATGATGTTGATTCTAGTGTTATGGCCTTCGAAATAGCTGCTAAAGCTCTGTTTAGAGAGGGGGTGCCTCAGTGCGGTCCTAAGTTGCTTGAGCCAGTTATGAAGGTTGAAGTTATTACTCCTGAAGAATACATGGGTGATATCATAGGTGATTTAAATAGTCGTCGAGGAAATATATTGGGTATGGATAATAGAGGTAATGCTCAAATTATTTCTGCAATGGTTCCTTTGGCAACTATGTTTGGTTATGTGAATAGTTTGCGTTCAATGTCTCAAGGTAGATCTCAGTATTCAATGCAGTTTTCGCATTACGATCAGGTTCCGCAGCATGCAGCAGATGAAATTATGAAAAAAAGTAGTTAA
- a CDS encoding TolC family protein produces the protein MITKCLLTISTLILLSQFTLASSFEDYIQRLSKHPQVESILSKSESINMESLGELGLPDPTLMVGAKNMPISEPGFDRFLPTSKIIGFSQNIPNPITRNAKSEKLQQISKKQKLIADYTKERLYFILITKMAEYESLKTQKSLTEQQLEYYKTLENIYKGQIESGKPVYKRFSEIDIERAKSERNLNTLETEIISVQANFIRLINEVPEIKPPKILNKKWDQNPSSLYPVMIAAQDISISKKDVKIADADFLPNFGLDASYKKSDDNKGGLTVQAKVSIPLWASKNQEPKLKAAEAKENSARFAYNNVRRLWTQELTFLQSVRDTTAKNIKVLQEQDKAIKSKIEATKRNYEAGTEDLDSIILAKIANLHIQIQLAQTQSAYISKVAEVNSYIATKFQEAQK, from the coding sequence ATGATCACTAAGTGTCTTTTAACCATTAGCACACTTATATTACTATCGCAATTCACCCTTGCCTCCTCATTTGAAGACTATATACAACGATTAAGCAAACATCCTCAAGTTGAGAGCATTTTATCTAAAAGTGAATCTATAAACATGGAATCACTAGGGGAGCTTGGCCTTCCTGATCCTACACTTATGGTTGGTGCAAAGAATATGCCTATTTCAGAACCTGGGTTTGATAGATTTCTTCCAACATCTAAAATTATAGGGTTCTCACAAAACATTCCTAACCCTATCACGAGAAATGCTAAATCAGAAAAATTACAACAAATCTCCAAAAAACAAAAATTAATAGCTGATTATACAAAAGAACGATTATACTTCATACTAATTACTAAAATGGCTGAATATGAAAGTTTAAAAACCCAAAAAAGCTTAACTGAACAACAATTAGAATATTATAAAACACTAGAAAACATTTATAAAGGTCAAATTGAATCTGGAAAACCGGTCTACAAAAGGTTCTCAGAAATTGATATAGAACGCGCTAAATCTGAACGCAACCTTAATACCCTTGAAACAGAAATCATTTCGGTACAAGCTAACTTTATTAGATTAATAAATGAAGTTCCTGAAATTAAACCACCCAAAATATTAAATAAAAAATGGGACCAAAATCCTAGTTCTCTCTACCCTGTGATGATTGCCGCTCAAGATATTTCAATCAGCAAAAAAGATGTAAAGATAGCTGATGCAGATTTTCTACCTAATTTTGGGTTGGACGCCTCTTATAAAAAAAGTGACGATAACAAAGGAGGACTCACTGTTCAAGCTAAAGTAAGCATCCCGCTATGGGCATCCAAAAATCAAGAGCCTAAACTAAAAGCCGCAGAAGCTAAAGAAAACAGCGCCAGATTTGCTTATAACAACGTACGTCGTTTATGGACACAAGAATTAACCTTCTTACAGAGTGTTCGTGATACTACAGCTAAAAATATTAAAGTTCTCCAAGAGCAAGACAAGGCGATAAAATCTAAGATAGAAGCAACCAAGCGTAATTATGAAGCTGGAACAGAGGATCTTGATAGCATTATCCTAGCTAAAATTGCTAATTTACATATTCAAATTCAACTTGCACAAACTCAATCTGCATATATTTCAAAAGTAGCTGAAGTTAATTCTTATATTGCAACAAAATTCCAAGAGGCACAAAAATGA